The DNA window AACCCGTCTAATGAAGATGCCTAGTAAAAGGTTGGGAACACTGATAACTACAGTAAGGCtgtgtgttttcttcttttgatatttttcgtATTAGTACAAAACTTCTTATCACAATGTTTTTACTTGAAATGAGCGCAAGTTTTATAAGCGCTGGAACTACGTCGAACATTAGAAATAGGAGTGCTGAGAAAGCTCCAAGTAGTGCCGCGTCTGGCGAGCATTTACAACCCGGCagactttgaaaaaagagggtgcgtgtaaagagggtcccggcagaatttcgagcatgccccgatcatgcctcgtcagaaaaattagcgatggtgcgtgtcctaaagagattcattttcgttagcacctaaatagctgactctgcttacctaccgctaatcatacgctgcatcaccggctaggatataattcactatctactaaattgttttggagaatcagacacactcgctgcaattttgtgacgtgaggtgatctcaattttgtaatcgtaccagagAAATCCtgacgtgaaatatgagataagaaTGTATCTAATAGGTTCAAaatacgtgcataaaaattttcgttagaaGGAACATTCCaggtttcaaaagtaacggcaatgagaattatcgttatcctgtaactcccaagcatttttgtagcctaatttatttctggacagagggaccttctgtatctctgacttcctcggaacttacaggaagaaaaagagctcaaatttcgtaaaatttctagactttctgagggtgatataaagacaaactcactccctttctttattagaacaccattcaAAACCCCATGTGCTTCTATCTAgcactattattttctgacttattcggtaatttcgacagcccataccactcttctttgcatattttcttgtaactccgcagttttctgcgtctctgcggctagaagaacatctaagaaggttgtctgcgtctttatgaacgactggagcgtggcctcttcgaggtatgctcgcgtatccgccggcatatccactgggcacgttatgtctcggaggcattcgcggagaattcGCCGGGACCCcctttaccgttccccgaaAAAAGATGTGGGTGTGTGTATCTAAGAAAACACGCGGTGTTCGTTGATCAACTCTTGTATTTATTGAAAAGCAGGAATATTCATCAAGTTCGAAGAAGGGGACATAAATGATCACTAGAGTCAAAAGCagcacaaaggaaaaaaataacgaaatttAACGACTATAGTTGTGATCAATTCTGGCTAATAATCTTGGAAAAAGGTGCAAAAAACAACCTTCGTTTCTCGGTTGCGAACGCGTTGCGGTTTGCCATCGTTCTACTCTCCACAACAAGGTGCATCGTACTGATCACCGGTGCAACTGAGGCTGTTTCGCACATCTTTCCATGGATTACGGGAGGAATTTGAGCGTTATCGCGCTAATGTTCACGAATTAACTTCAAATCTATTTGTATTGAGTTCCCCACATCGTCCATTTCCTGATCTAATATGCTCCCTTCAGGAAATCTTTGCTACAGCTTATTGTCTTCATGCATCCGCTAAGCTGGTTGAAGGACTACGCCGACAAACGACAAACGCCAAACGGATGTATTGCTTTTTACGTAAAACTTAGTAATATGCTATAGCAACCATTTCTTTAGCAATATAGTtaaatcaaaacgacataaaacacggacagttgcgtaggcggctgtggcgcggtggagcgcagcgattGGGATCTTGCAAGGATCCTCACTACTGCCACCCATCTCtacagttcgccatggtcccacctcgattccaaccgctgtctccaccgcaccgcttcgtgcGCGGCCAcatacgcaactgtccgtgcttcatgtctttttgacccgactgtatgtTTGCTGGCAGTTTTAGTGAACCGCTTTCTAGAGTTAAGGTTTTCGGGAGCATAACTCAATTAGATGGCGTGTTGTGCGGCGTATCAAGTTTTCCCAATCTCTATTTTTGCTTTGCGTGTACCAATGAAGTATGGAGGATGGAGACGTTAGTCAATCTCTTCAGGTTACTTCGATGCAAATTCAATTCAGTATCGTGAAGGTTTTTGAACTTGTATGGAGGTTGACTGGATTGGCCGTATTCGTCACATTTTCCCTAAGTCAGTAGTGTGCGGAACGTAAAGCCTGTATTTTAACTCTCACTCACCAAtgtcaaatgtttttttgggCGTCTTTCCACTGGTAATGTAGGACTTGGGAAGAGCAAATTTGACTTTTCTTGATCCAGGCTGAAAGTGTGCAAACAGTGCTTATCTTTCCAAAATAACCGCTCAGCAACAGCTACAATGCGAACCTTAATACCGTCGTCGCAATCGTGATAAACCTTGAAAATAGGGTCAATGGGAGTGAGTTCTGCGGTGCCACCAGACAACTGGAACTCGCCATTGGCGTCAGTGTAGCCCTGGTCGAGGAGATCGTCCGGGTCCGGACCTGCAAATATGCTAAACGACATTCAGAAATAGTGTTTGGAGACGTACTGTTAAATGAATCCATGGTCTACGGCTGAATGAACATTGTGGCAGACCAGACAATCTTGAAGGTGATGTCTTATTGATCTATAAAACCGTATTTCTAATATTACGAAGTGGTGCAAGGCAATCGGGAAGCAGCGAGGGTGATTACAGTAGTAGAGCAGGAGTTGTTGTCGGTAGAAAAATCAGAGAAGCATAGAATATTGCTCATCTTGTTTGTGAAACTAATACGGTAATTCCCCGAAAGGTATCACACTGTCACACCTTAGGAGAAGATTTTCAAGTTCCAAATTTAGCTCATCTCGATAGTGTAATTACACATACATAGATATGGAAATGTTGAGTAAATTCCTCGCGCGAAATAATTTACTAGTGATATCTCTTCAAAATCAAGGTAAATAAGTAATGTAAAATCGTTCCAGGGAAGGATGTGGATACATCtgattttttgcaaagaaaaaacagaatattTCGAATTTTGATGTCCATTGCATAGTCTAACATATAACTATCacaaaatttcctctttttctcttcgagaAATTTTGGCAAACCGACTGTTTTGAAATGTGCCGCGGAACAGTTGTAAACAGTTTCCATTTCTTGGAATTGAAGAGTTTCACGTACAGTTGTggtttttctaaagtttttctAAAGTGGGCAGTTGAAGCTCTAACACTTTCATGTttagatgagaaaaaattaattccatGGAAATCTAAAGAAAAATCGCCCGTTGTTCGCACAAACTTAATATCAGAACTAAATCCTTACAACTTAGTCTCTGCACTGCTCATCAATAAAATCGAGGAAAACTGTCGAACGTGCAAAGAATTGAAATGTAAGACTTATAACACAGTTGATCAATCCTCTGAAAAGTCCTACGATGCAACGGAATGTTCTGGATGCACAGTACCGCTGTCCTCCTCCCACAGCTTGACTCGAACGTTTGACGCCGGCTTCGGACCGCACATCAGTTTTCCACGTACAGCGATAGACTGGTCACGCATAGCAAGAGCGACGCCAATGAGTGCGAGAGCCACGAGGAATTTCATTTGAGGTGTCGTGCTTGAAATGTTCTCTTTGGGTACTTTTCGTTCAAAGCGTCACAACGGAATCTAGGGCGAAACGACTGATGGCAGACTGTGATTCAGAGGAGGCACGATGTAGAGAAGAGACAGCGAAGTTGTGTAGTCGACAGCAAAGTCGTCTACTCCTGGTTGGGGCAGATAACACTGTTTTGCATTTGATAACGACACCAGCTCACGTCTGTAAACAGAACTGTATCTCGACATTGAGGAAACGCAGTCACAATCTGTGAATCAGTGGTACGTGCGGCCATACCGACGTTATTTGTTTGGTCGCTGGGGAAGCCCCAACTCATCTTCAGTTCTCAAAAGTGatccaaagaagaaaagaaggaattgcAATTGATCTCAGATATACTGCTATACGGTTCCCTTCAAAAACCtttggccgtttttttagtaAGCTCCGCATTTCCTCGTTAAGAAAAGGACGCACTCTCATTGGAAAAACACTGAGCAATTCTCTAATATGCACTCTCATCTGGATTATGTGGTCCGCGAGGAATTTGAAACGGAAGCAAGTGAATGTCCTGAGATCGGTCGGGTGTGCTTGGTGAGGTAATATATCCATGCCACACGTTAAATTTCTCGCCTGACTATACCTGTGCACGACCACACATTCTCGCAGCTGAAAGCAGGTgaagtagggtcaaaacgacatgaagcacagcgtagttgcgtaagcggcagcgGTCAAAGCGGCGAAGAATGGTGAAGGGTAGTGCAtcacgtcgttttgaaccCACTATGCATTACCAATTATTGGAAAAGTGCATCATGACTTTTCGACAACCCGAAATTTACGATGGAAGTATTTTGAACGTATTTGGTTTGAGTGAACTTCAAAGTTagttctgttgttgttgatcGTTTCGTTATCACGTTGTTTACTGCTGAAGAATGTTAGAAAGGGGTGGGACTATAGTGCAACCAACTGCACAGCGTGAGGATGCTgcaaacaataacaacaactgCAAACAACAACAGTGACGCATATGAGAGGACAGAAGAAGAACCCACATTTTATGGTAACTAAAAATCAATTCCACTTTCactattcgatttttttgtccAGTAATTTCTGAAGGTTGACTTCCGGTGGCCCTTAACTTTACGAACAACACCATACGACAAGATCATCTATCTATGTTATTAAatacagcataccacgaatctaacgtGATGGGGACTCCGCAGGAGAACCTAGCCATAGAGTTCTAGATTGCGGAATCCGTGGAATCGAGGACGAGAAAAGCGGCGCCTTTCAcagcgtttttttacgacgattaaggagagatgagcagagcCATCCGTGATCCCGCAGTCTAAATTCCCATCTCGGGTTCTCCCCCCCTCCGAATTCTCTCACCCCAAATTCGATGTATGAGCCTTTAAATTCTCGAGGGAATGGAAACGATCTTTGAAAACATTAGATATccccaagaaaaaagtgacatGGGCTCAAACCGGCCACTCTACGTCTGCTcttagagagaaaagaaacctGAGAACAATCCTCTTAGCGAAGGTTCAGACGAGTGAGCTGCTTCAACGAGTTGTTGAAAACATACATGCTCGTGATCCAAATCGGCTAGTTTGGGGCGCAAAAAAGTCTCCAACATTTCAAAGCATCGGCCACTAGTTGCACTTACCGTTGCACTATCTTCCCCAAAAAAAGCGTGGGCTGATCACACCAATCTTTCAAAATTATGGATGCCATAAAGGAGAAAGTTCGTTCAGGCTCACCGTGTATGAATAGGATAAGATTTAGTTCAGAAGATACTGCTTTAACTTTCCACAAGCGTCCGAACGATGCACCACTGAATCGACAGTGTGACGAGGATAATCCCGGTCATTTCTCCAtcttctccttcatttttcatttcaaatcgtTTCCTTCTATTTTGCCAATCGCCACCATTTGCGCAATAACTAAAAAATGGGCACACAATTTCGCAAACGCCTAGGAAGAAAGCAGACAATATATAAAGGGGATGCGCCCATGCAAACACTACAggaaaatgaaggataaaagataaagttcctaacgttaatcaatccgcttgggatgcgccgctacgttcacttcaattcggaatcttTGAGGTACCGAACACTTAACTAGCCTGCACAATGGGTTGCGGGGGTGGTCGATGTATCAGGTCAATGTTTTTCCTTCCCAGACAACtttggtagcaatttatcgtccccggaggaatgaagggcttggtgagcgccagggcggattcgaacctacgatcgatcatgtaggaagcggaacctttaaccgctacactacacccgccgaCCACGGGCCAGCAGGACTGCCTAAAATTCATTCCATTCGTCCGACTTTAATTGTGGAATATTGATGTTAAACAATATTTTAAACAACGTGTTCGTGGCTTTTCAGTCACCCTGTAACCCTtaatagttttcttcttcctaaccaTCCAATCTCCCCAACCATTCTCGGAGTAATGGATCTGTTGTGCCTTAGTgctactggttttttttttatcgtgtgagcttcttatttattatcaagAGACTTCTTATTTATTGTGCGATCATAATGTTCATTAGGCATGAAAGTACATAgttaatcaaataaaaatacaacaatTTAGACTGCTCTTCTTGCtgattcaaataaaaatgaaggtgACAAGGAAAACATTATGGTACATCTAAACCTGTATCGGCGGAGGACAAAGCTCTACGTTACTATGGCACTTGAATTCAAGTAAGACTAGAACTTATTTAAAAGCAGACTCCCTGAGATATGAAAGGTAGTAGGCATTTGTAAGGAGCGGGCTGAGAAGCGGATCCGGTGAGAAAGTCGTACTGCCGGCACTGAAGCTGTCAAAGTGCTGTGATCGAAATCCCATCTCTATCAAGCAGATTCCCTATAGGCTTCACGACAATATGCGGCCTTTGTCCATCGATTTGTACATCCACGATGTTGACCTCGGCCAACCACCTCGTCGTGTACTGACGTTGAGACACCTAAAGTCTAGCTCAAggatttctttgaaggaaaacAAGTGCCAGAGGAAGGAAGTCTGCTCAAAAGTTTTGAGTTCAATTTTGAGCTTATCGATGAAAAAAGCCAAAATATCGAGAATTCCTCCAACCTCTACATTTATAGTG is part of the Necator americanus strain Aroian chromosome V, whole genome shotgun sequence genome and encodes:
- a CDS encoding hypothetical protein (NECATOR_CHRV.G19244.T2), whose product is MKFLVALALIGVALAMRDQSIAVRGKLMCGPKPASNVRVKLWEEDSGPDPDDLLDQGYTDANGEFQLSGGTAELTPIDPIFKVYHDCDDGIKPGSRKVKFALPKSYITSGKTPKKTFDIGVLNLETIFAKEEREMIVSRRRRGGINADYMDVDKSRSSEEDQ
- a CDS encoding hypothetical protein (NECATOR_CHRV.G19244.T1); this encodes MDSFNSPDPDDLLDQGYTDANGEFQLSGGTAELTPIDPIFKVYHDCDDGIKPGSRKVKFALPKSYITSGKTPKKTFDIGVLNLETIFAKEEREMIVSRRRRGGINADYMDVDKSRSSEEDQ
- a CDS encoding hypothetical protein (NECATOR_CHRV.G19245.T1); translated protein: MSRYSSVYRRELVSLSNAKQCYLPQPGVDDFAVDYTTSLSLLYIVPPLNHKNISSTTPQMKFLVALALIGVALAMRDQSIAVRGKLMCGPKPASNVRVKLWEEDSGTVHPEHSVAS